The Geobacter sp. AOG2 genome includes a window with the following:
- a CDS encoding DUF507 family protein, which yields MSLSEDRISNMAHEVVNRIWRDDLADVTDESRALARVKQSLEAFFGAVEEIDATVRAKLRNHAQGSRDWELLYQKFYQEELAKRHL from the coding sequence ATGAGCCTCTCCGAAGACCGCATATCCAACATGGCCCACGAGGTGGTCAATCGCATCTGGCGCGACGACCTGGCCGATGTGACCGACGAAAGCCGGGCTCTGGCACGGGTCAAGCAATCCCTGGAGGCCTTCTTCGGCGCTGTCGAGGAGATCGACGCCACGGTGCGCGCCAAATTGAGGAACCACGCCCAGGGCAGCCGGGATTGGGAACTTCTCTACCAGAAGTTTTACCAGGAAGAGCTGGCCAAGCGGCATCTTTAA
- a CDS encoding methyl-accepting chemotaxis protein yields MTLFRSINLAWKFTIFAGLSTVFLLIAMMVSYRGMRGTNERFELYADKYQTLGSTVGEMLAQGLQTEQAIRNVILNPADEKAFANYKKASEEFLKLHKEATATAAGIKDYAKRLDKLPPLWQEGETIKDEVIRLARDGKQSEAIELLVQKETPKWRQIKDRIIETQNDIKKDMKAERASLDAFTVKTFTMTVATLVLTIVLVNVLLLVFWRVMQSSFNELIDRLRDIASGEGDLSKRVEIKGKDEMAQAAHWLNQFMDKLSHTISGVAGTTSTLASATFELNGTAEQMAVSTEEVAAQASTVATASEEMAATGLDIANNCHMAAQSATRAVETTQRGFDVVRKTVDGIRDRGARTKENAQAVASLGDRSDQIGAIVSTIEDIADQTNLLALNAAIEAARAGEQGRGFAVVADEVRALAERTTRATKEIGDMIRSIQQETRNAIVSMEEGVIGTEKGAQEAAQLEVSLQEILEQVNAVTMQISQIATAAEEQTATTNEITSNIHKISEVIMDASRGSQDTAAASSSLSRLGEDLRSLVGQFKLA; encoded by the coding sequence ATGACGTTGTTCAGGAGTATTAACCTGGCTTGGAAGTTCACGATTTTTGCAGGGCTTTCCACAGTGTTCCTTTTGATTGCCATGATGGTTTCCTACCGGGGCATGCGGGGGACGAACGAACGTTTCGAACTCTACGCCGACAAGTACCAGACCCTCGGCTCCACGGTGGGTGAGATGCTGGCCCAGGGTCTCCAGACCGAACAGGCCATCCGCAACGTGATCCTCAATCCCGCGGATGAAAAAGCCTTCGCCAACTACAAGAAGGCATCCGAAGAGTTTCTCAAGCTGCACAAGGAGGCCACCGCAACCGCCGCCGGGATAAAGGACTATGCCAAGCGCCTGGATAAGCTGCCGCCCCTCTGGCAGGAGGGCGAGACCATCAAGGATGAGGTTATCCGCCTGGCCAGGGACGGCAAACAATCGGAGGCGATAGAGCTACTGGTGCAGAAGGAAACCCCCAAGTGGCGCCAGATCAAAGATCGGATCATCGAAACCCAGAACGACATAAAGAAGGATATGAAGGCCGAGCGGGCGTCGCTGGACGCCTTCACGGTGAAGACCTTCACCATGACCGTCGCCACCCTGGTCCTGACCATCGTGCTGGTCAATGTACTGTTGCTCGTGTTTTGGCGGGTCATGCAGAGTTCCTTCAACGAATTGATCGACCGTTTGCGGGATATTGCATCCGGTGAGGGTGACCTGAGCAAGCGGGTCGAGATCAAGGGCAAGGACGAGATGGCCCAGGCGGCACATTGGCTGAACCAGTTCATGGACAAGCTGTCCCATACCATATCAGGGGTTGCCGGGACCACCTCCACGTTGGCCTCGGCCACTTTTGAACTGAACGGCACCGCCGAGCAGATGGCTGTCAGCACTGAGGAGGTTGCCGCCCAGGCAAGCACCGTGGCGACGGCCAGCGAGGAGATGGCGGCAACGGGACTGGATATCGCCAATAATTGCCATATGGCGGCCCAGAGCGCCACCCGTGCGGTGGAAACGACCCAGAGAGGATTCGATGTGGTCAGGAAGACTGTTGACGGCATCCGCGATCGTGGCGCCCGGACCAAGGAAAACGCCCAGGCGGTTGCCTCCCTGGGTGATCGTTCCGATCAGATTGGCGCCATCGTGAGCACCATCGAGGATATTGCCGATCAGACCAATCTCCTGGCCCTGAACGCGGCCATCGAGGCGGCCCGGGCCGGCGAACAGGGGCGGGGGTTCGCCGTCGTGGCCGACGAGGTGCGGGCCCTGGCTGAACGCACCACGCGGGCCACCAAGGAGATCGGCGATATGATCCGGTCGATCCAGCAGGAGACCAGAAACGCCATCGTCTCCATGGAGGAGGGCGTCATCGGCACGGAGAAGGGCGCTCAGGAAGCGGCCCAGTTGGAGGTCTCGCTGCAGGAAATCCTGGAGCAGGTTAACGCCGTGACCATGCAGATAAGCCAGATCGCCACGGCAGCGGAAGAGCAAACCGCCACGACCAACGAGATCACCAGCAACATCCACAAAATCTCGGAGGTGATCATGGACGCCTCCCGAGGTTCCCAGGATACGGCTGCCGCATCATCCAGCCTTTCCCGTCTGGGGGAGGACCTGCGCAGTCTGGTGGGCCAGTTCAAGCTGGCCTAG
- the hisG gene encoding ATP phosphoribosyltransferase → MSNVLNFGIPKGSLENATVELFKKAGWQISISSRSYFPGVDDSEMNCKLIRPQEMGKYVERGTIDAGIAGRDWVRENEADVVEVCEMVYSKVSRRPARWVLVVAGDSKVQGPEDLHGATISTELVGFTKRYFAERNIPVSVEFSWGATEAKVVDGLCDAIVEVTETGSTIKANGLRIVCDLMESVPVMIVNKAAWADPWKREKIEQIATLLKSSLAAEGMVGLKMNAPADRIEAITKVLPSLKNPTVSHLYNSDWLSVESIMSEKDVRRVVPELLKLGAEGIIEYPLNKII, encoded by the coding sequence ATGAGTAATGTACTGAACTTCGGGATTCCCAAGGGGAGTCTCGAAAACGCCACCGTCGAGCTGTTCAAAAAAGCCGGCTGGCAGATCAGCATCTCCTCCCGCAGCTACTTCCCCGGCGTTGACGATAGCGAGATGAACTGCAAGCTGATCCGTCCCCAGGAGATGGGCAAGTACGTGGAGCGGGGCACCATCGACGCCGGGATCGCCGGGCGCGACTGGGTGCGGGAGAACGAGGCGGACGTGGTGGAGGTCTGCGAGATGGTCTACTCCAAGGTGTCGCGCCGCCCGGCCCGCTGGGTGCTGGTGGTGGCCGGCGACTCCAAGGTCCAGGGACCGGAAGACCTGCACGGCGCCACCATTTCCACCGAGCTGGTCGGCTTCACCAAGCGCTACTTCGCCGAACGCAATATCCCGGTGAGCGTGGAGTTTTCCTGGGGCGCCACCGAGGCCAAGGTGGTTGACGGCCTGTGCGACGCCATCGTGGAGGTGACCGAGACCGGCTCCACCATCAAGGCCAACGGCCTGCGCATCGTTTGCGACCTCATGGAGTCCGTGCCGGTCATGATCGTCAACAAGGCCGCCTGGGCCGATCCCTGGAAGCGGGAAAAGATCGAGCAGATCGCCACCCTGCTGAAATCCTCCCTGGCCGCCGAGGGGATGGTGGGCCTCAAGATGAACGCCCCGGCCGACCGGATCGAGGCCATCACCAAGGTCCTGCCCAGCCTGAAAAACCCCACCGTGTCGCACCTGTACAACTCCGACTGGCTCTCGGTGGAGAGCATCATGTCCGAGAAGGATGTGCGGCGGGTGGTGCCGGAGCTTTTAAAACTCGGCGCGGAGGGAATTATCGAGTATCCGTTGAATAAAATCATCTAA
- the nuoE gene encoding NADH-quinone oxidoreductase subunit NuoE produces MIPTQLKQELEQRVAQAVTHREAAVDVMKGLQRHYGWLTDEAVAEAAAILGLSTLQVEELATFYEMIYRRPVGRTVVHVCDSISCWAMGGETLLRHLEQQLGIAAGETTADNAVTLLPCCCLGNCGNGPALMIGDRLFGPVSPEQAMAIIAEHRTPPAVDP; encoded by the coding sequence ATGATCCCGACACAGCTCAAACAGGAACTGGAACAGCGCGTGGCCCAAGCCGTCACCCACCGCGAAGCGGCGGTGGATGTGATGAAGGGCTTGCAGCGCCACTACGGCTGGCTGACCGACGAGGCCGTGGCCGAGGCCGCCGCCATCCTGGGGCTCTCCACCTTGCAGGTGGAAGAGTTGGCCACCTTCTACGAGATGATCTACCGCCGCCCCGTGGGGCGGACGGTGGTGCACGTGTGCGACTCCATCTCCTGCTGGGCCATGGGTGGCGAGACACTTCTTCGCCATCTGGAACAACAGTTGGGGATCGCTGCCGGCGAAACCACCGCCGACAACGCCGTGACCCTGCTCCCCTGCTGCTGCCTGGGCAACTGCGGCAACGGCCCGGCCCTGATGATCGGCGACCGGCTCTTCGGCCCGGTCTCCCCGGAACAGGCCATGGCCATCATTGCCGAACACCGCACTCCCCCAGCCGTTGACCCGTGA
- a CDS encoding DUF507 family protein: MRLRDDQIHRLAEKVYSDLDAEGLIKPKGERSAVVAGIVKAIHNDFNREQLLERDAERLLDETVAALGRGAAEIDRRKMLRMIKEKLAKERKIVL, encoded by the coding sequence ATGCGACTGAGGGACGACCAGATACACCGCCTGGCCGAAAAGGTGTACAGCGACCTTGACGCCGAAGGGCTGATCAAGCCCAAGGGGGAGCGGAGCGCCGTGGTGGCCGGAATCGTCAAGGCCATACACAATGACTTCAACCGCGAGCAACTGCTGGAGCGGGACGCCGAACGGTTGCTGGACGAGACCGTTGCCGCCCTGGGGCGGGGCGCCGCGGAGATCGACCGGCGCAAGATGCTCAGGATGATCAAGGAAAAGCTGGCAAAGGAACGGAAGATCGTACTATGA
- the hemW gene encoding radical SAM family heme chaperone HemW, which translates to MFTRLYLHIPFCRRKCPYCAFVSQESASADLDGYAETLLAEMGLAAQAFRAERPLASVYFGGGTPSLLDPSHIARILERASDLFGLGQGAEITLEANPGTVDQKRLAAFRSAGVNRLSLGVQSFADPMLAALGRIHSAAEAGEAFRAARTAGFDNIGIDLIHALPGQTLPLWRTELEQALALGPEHLSVYGLTVEEGTPFAARYTDDSPLLPDEDLAAAMFEEADDLLTAAGYEHYEIANYALPGRRSDHNSGYWRRDGYLGLGCGAHSFLRRGYGVRFGNPADLEAYAGAIAQGRLPHGETQSLTRQDALAEFMFLGLRMADGIEEETFRQEFGVGLEETFGREVSKLAALGLLETDGGRIRLTRRGMLLSNQVFARFLP; encoded by the coding sequence ATGTTCACACGCCTGTACCTCCATATCCCCTTTTGCCGCCGCAAATGCCCGTATTGCGCATTTGTCTCCCAAGAGTCGGCTTCCGCCGACCTGGACGGCTACGCCGAAACCTTGCTGGCGGAGATGGGCCTTGCCGCCCAGGCCTTCAGAGCGGAGAGACCGCTGGCGTCGGTCTATTTCGGCGGCGGCACCCCTTCCCTGCTCGATCCGTCCCACATAGCCCGGATCCTGGAGCGGGCCTCCGACCTGTTCGGTCTGGGGCAGGGGGCCGAGATCACCCTGGAGGCCAATCCGGGCACCGTGGACCAAAAACGGCTGGCGGCCTTCCGCAGCGCCGGGGTCAACCGCCTCTCCCTGGGGGTGCAGTCCTTCGCGGACCCCATGCTGGCGGCACTGGGACGCATCCACAGCGCGGCGGAGGCCGGGGAGGCCTTTCGGGCCGCCCGCACGGCCGGCTTCGACAACATCGGCATCGACCTGATCCATGCCCTGCCGGGCCAAACCCTCCCCCTGTGGCGCACTGAACTGGAACAGGCCCTGGCCCTGGGGCCGGAACACCTCTCCGTCTACGGGTTGACCGTGGAGGAGGGCACCCCCTTTGCCGCGCGCTACACCGACGATAGCCCGCTCCTGCCCGACGAGGACCTGGCGGCAGCCATGTTCGAGGAGGCGGACGACCTGTTGACGGCCGCCGGGTACGAACATTACGAGATCGCCAACTATGCCCTGCCCGGCCGCCGTTCGGACCACAACAGCGGCTACTGGCGCCGGGACGGCTATCTGGGGCTGGGCTGCGGGGCCCACTCCTTCCTGCGGCGGGGGTACGGCGTCCGTTTCGGCAACCCCGCAGACCTGGAGGCCTATGCCGGGGCAATCGCCCAGGGCCGCCTTCCCCATGGGGAGACGCAGAGCCTCACCCGCCAGGACGCCCTGGCCGAGTTCATGTTCCTGGGCCTGCGCATGGCGGACGGCATAGAAGAGGAAACGTTCCGGCAGGAATTCGGGGTCGGCCTGGAGGAGACCTTCGGCAGGGAGGTGTCGAAGCTGGCCGCCCTGGGGCTCTTGGAAACGGACGGCGGCAGGATTCGCCTCACCCGGCGCGGCATGCTCCTCTCCAACCAGGTCTTCGCACGTTTTTTGCCGTGA
- a CDS encoding ATP-binding protein, translated as MLDPELTAQLKRVLTSVEQLLPRPIPAIDWSATTAANWHRHSFAGYLEPLDVVASISLDDLLGIDEQKRMVEENTRQFLAGLPANNCLLWGTRGTGKSSLVRAILNSYASQGLRVIQVDKDDLVHLPDIVDVIKNEPYRFLVFSDDVSFETGESSYKMLKSALDGSVYAPPENVLIYVTSNRRHLLPEYESDNRGAMLYNNEIHHGEAVEEKISLSGRFGLWVGFHPFSQDQYVEVVRQWVGKLCVKLETEQIWDEEARQAAILWSQHKGDASGRIAYQFASHWVGKRLLARG; from the coding sequence ATGCTCGATCCCGAACTGACAGCCCAACTCAAGCGGGTGCTGACCTCCGTGGAACAGCTCCTGCCACGGCCTATCCCGGCTATCGACTGGTCCGCCACAACCGCCGCCAACTGGCACCGCCATTCCTTTGCCGGTTATCTGGAACCCCTGGATGTGGTGGCGAGCATCTCCCTGGACGATCTTCTGGGCATCGACGAGCAGAAACGGATGGTGGAGGAGAACACCCGCCAGTTCCTGGCCGGGCTGCCGGCTAACAACTGCCTGCTGTGGGGGACCCGGGGAACCGGCAAGTCGTCCCTGGTGCGGGCCATCCTCAACAGCTACGCGTCCCAGGGGCTGCGGGTGATCCAGGTGGACAAGGACGACCTGGTGCACCTGCCCGATATCGTCGACGTCATCAAGAACGAGCCGTACCGTTTCCTCGTGTTTTCCGACGACGTCTCCTTCGAGACCGGGGAGTCCAGCTACAAGATGCTGAAGAGCGCCCTGGACGGTTCGGTGTACGCGCCGCCGGAGAATGTCCTGATCTACGTCACCTCCAACCGCCGCCATCTGCTGCCCGAGTACGAAAGCGACAACCGCGGGGCCATGCTGTATAATAACGAGATCCACCACGGCGAGGCGGTGGAGGAGAAGATCTCCCTGTCCGGGCGCTTCGGCCTCTGGGTGGGCTTCCATCCCTTCAGCCAGGACCAGTACGTGGAGGTGGTCCGCCAGTGGGTCGGCAAGTTGTGCGTCAAACTGGAGACCGAACAGATCTGGGATGAAGAAGCCCGGCAGGCGGCCATCCTCTGGTCCCAGCACAAGGGGGACGCCAGCGGCCGCATCGCCTACCAGTTCGCCAGCCATTGGGTGGGAAAGCGGCTCTTGGCCCGGGGGTAG
- a CDS encoding cytochrome c family protein has protein sequence MRRAVAILVAFVAVAFVTVAAQAESRGEQVFKQKCAMCHMVKGKGGGAIGPELTKIGARLKGNALKAQLENPRKKNPSSAMPSFATLPKAEMDALLGYLKTLK, from the coding sequence ATGAGACGCGCAGTTGCCATCCTGGTCGCTTTCGTCGCCGTCGCGTTCGTTACGGTTGCGGCCCAAGCCGAGAGCAGGGGCGAGCAGGTATTTAAACAGAAATGCGCCATGTGCCACATGGTCAAGGGTAAAGGGGGCGGCGCCATCGGCCCGGAACTGACCAAGATCGGCGCCAGGCTGAAGGGAAACGCCCTGAAGGCCCAGTTGGAAAATCCCAGGAAGAAGAACCCGTCCTCCGCCATGCCTTCTTTCGCTACCCTGCCCAAGGCGGAAATGGACGCCCTGCTGGGGTATCTGAAGACTCTGAAATAA
- the hisI gene encoding phosphoribosyl-AMP cyclohydrolase gives MIQIDFDKMGGLIPAVIQDHATGEVLMVAFMDKKTLDLTLESGKTWFFSRTRNKYWMKGEESGNTQEVVEVLTDCDADTVVIKVKQNGPAACHTGNRSCFYVKWENGEWVEHSNPLFNPDEVYKKG, from the coding sequence ATGATTCAGATCGATTTCGACAAGATGGGCGGCCTGATCCCGGCCGTTATCCAGGACCACGCCACGGGCGAGGTGCTGATGGTGGCCTTTATGGACAAAAAGACCCTCGACCTGACCCTGGAGAGCGGCAAGACCTGGTTCTTCAGCCGGACCCGCAACAAGTACTGGATGAAGGGCGAGGAGTCGGGCAACACCCAGGAGGTGGTAGAGGTCCTGACCGACTGCGACGCCGACACCGTGGTGATCAAGGTGAAGCAGAACGGCCCGGCGGCTTGTCATACGGGTAATCGCAGTTGCTTTTACGTTAAGTGGGAGAATGGCGAATGGGTGGAGCATAGCAACCCGCTCTTTAACCCGGACGAGGTCTATAAAAAGGGATGA
- a CDS encoding pseudouridine synthase, with product MLTFDITHIDHCRRLESFLRTLMPGASPGYCRKLIKNGAAKLNAATATPDTLLAVNDRVTLKESSATTSLLSQTRPALDLLYEDDQVAIVNKPAGLPMHRTAELEDNLVDEGTAYMARRGTPCKLYPVNRLDRGTSGAVILAKSSSAAGMYGRQVKETGLDKLYLALVKGVPDESGVIAEPLDDKESETRYTILLHGEGNALLAVTPISGRMHQIRRHLEMIGHPVLGDKRYGAGELPDYDGFALHSFRTVVVRPEAGPLTVCAPLPDGFWGLVQRYLGQTPDAVIARLGVCLAVGGAGA from the coding sequence ATGCTCACCTTCGATATCACCCACATCGACCATTGCCGCAGGCTGGAAAGCTTTCTGCGCACCCTTATGCCCGGCGCCTCCCCCGGCTATTGCCGCAAGCTGATCAAGAACGGCGCGGCCAAACTCAACGCCGCCACCGCAACGCCTGACACGCTTTTAGCCGTGAACGACCGGGTGACCCTCAAGGAAAGCTCCGCCACCACCTCCCTGCTCAGCCAGACCCGCCCTGCGCTGGACCTGCTCTACGAGGACGACCAGGTGGCCATCGTCAACAAACCGGCCGGCCTCCCCATGCACCGCACCGCGGAGCTGGAGGACAATCTGGTGGACGAGGGGACGGCCTACATGGCCCGGCGCGGCACCCCCTGCAAGCTCTACCCGGTGAACCGCCTGGACCGGGGAACGTCCGGGGCCGTGATCCTGGCCAAGAGTTCCTCGGCAGCGGGCATGTACGGCCGCCAGGTCAAGGAGACCGGCCTGGACAAGCTCTACCTGGCGCTGGTGAAGGGAGTTCCCGACGAGAGCGGCGTCATTGCCGAGCCCCTGGACGACAAGGAATCGGAGACCCGTTACACGATCCTGCTGCACGGGGAGGGGAACGCCCTGTTGGCCGTGACCCCCATCAGCGGACGCATGCACCAGATCAGGCGGCACCTGGAGATGATCGGCCACCCGGTGCTGGGGGACAAGCGCTACGGCGCGGGAGAGTTGCCCGATTACGACGGGTTTGCCCTCCATTCGTTCCGCACGGTCGTGGTCAGGCCGGAGGCAGGGCCGCTGACGGTCTGCGCGCCGCTGCCGGATGGGTTCTGGGGGCTGGTGCAGCGGTATCTCGGGCAGACGCCTGATGCGGTTATTGCGCGGCTGGGGGTGTGTTTGGCCGTGGGCGGGGCAGGGGCGTAG
- a CDS encoding transglycosylase SLT domain-containing protein yields MQRPYKPLLIALTGVSLCFTAAVPSRADDLVPLAAAQFRNKDYGDAYMLAKKSAASPKRSFLLGMAALRLGKADEALPLLMEAEQKLPLVADYAALYQAESLLKLKRYAEAAAKAAAIGKAYPSSLLLRRADKLAADSLFGAGDYRGALKAYQAFVERYASGGDSVDALFQSARSREENGDKAGAALVYRSIWLNNPTSTQAKQARERLADLEKGGVATAPFTAEELFRRASGLYARNEFSAALKMMATIPVDGQPAGFAGRVDFRTGMAQYRLRNFKLAETYFLRATASPVEGVRSEARFWRAKSLERQGQVDQAFALYMEMAGEGKKQEFADDALMEASGLRKNMGRFAEASRLYEQVFKSFPDSKFVPRSTWEAAWCRYLAGEYADAAEAFKAQLKDDGVREKALYWLARALENVPSADAAPYYRQLLDEYPAGFYATWYRDRTGIADQRPSLGQRNALAELPLPSGFEKPRLLASLGMAEDARVEMSVARKKLGDRNVSFSGLARVYLEMGDYGSAISLFLQNRPIKWEPASLPLWAAGYPVAYGDHIRQQAAVNDLSEGLVLALVRAESCFSPAVKSGAGAIGLMQLMPATAGQVAREKGPFDPQRLVSPDCNLMLGTRHLRDLLKRFDGDVVYTIAAYNAGAGAVDRWRKNFKGLKKDEFIESIPYQETREYVKKVYATAATYRKLYGFK; encoded by the coding sequence TTGCAACGACCGTACAAACCGCTTCTTATCGCCCTGACCGGCGTTTCCCTTTGTTTTACCGCCGCGGTCCCCTCCCGCGCCGACGATCTGGTGCCCCTGGCCGCCGCACAGTTTCGGAATAAGGATTACGGCGACGCCTATATGCTGGCGAAGAAAAGCGCCGCATCGCCCAAGCGCAGCTTTCTGCTCGGTATGGCGGCCTTGCGCCTGGGAAAGGCGGACGAGGCCCTGCCCCTGTTGATGGAGGCGGAACAGAAACTGCCGTTGGTCGCGGACTATGCGGCCCTGTACCAGGCCGAGTCGCTCCTGAAGCTGAAGCGGTATGCCGAGGCCGCCGCCAAGGCCGCGGCCATTGGCAAGGCCTATCCTTCCTCCCTGCTGCTCCGCCGCGCCGACAAACTGGCCGCTGACAGCCTGTTCGGGGCCGGAGATTACCGCGGGGCGCTCAAGGCGTACCAGGCCTTTGTGGAGCGGTACGCGTCCGGCGGCGATTCGGTGGATGCCCTGTTCCAGTCGGCCCGCAGCCGGGAGGAGAACGGCGACAAGGCCGGCGCGGCCCTGGTCTATCGCAGCATCTGGCTGAACAATCCGACCTCGACCCAGGCGAAACAAGCCCGGGAGCGGCTGGCCGACCTGGAAAAGGGCGGCGTCGCAACCGCCCCGTTTACGGCCGAAGAGCTTTTCCGGCGGGCCTCCGGCCTGTATGCCCGGAACGAGTTCAGCGCGGCCCTGAAGATGATGGCGACGATCCCTGTCGACGGCCAGCCGGCCGGTTTCGCCGGCCGGGTGGATTTCCGCACCGGCATGGCCCAGTATCGCCTGCGGAACTTCAAGCTGGCCGAGACGTACTTCCTGCGGGCAACCGCCAGCCCCGTGGAGGGCGTGCGCTCCGAGGCGCGCTTCTGGCGGGCCAAGTCGCTGGAGCGCCAGGGGCAGGTTGATCAGGCCTTTGCCCTCTACATGGAGATGGCCGGTGAAGGGAAGAAGCAGGAGTTCGCCGACGACGCCCTGATGGAAGCGTCCGGCCTGCGTAAGAACATGGGGCGTTTTGCCGAGGCGTCGCGCCTGTACGAGCAGGTTTTCAAGAGCTTCCCCGATTCGAAATTCGTGCCCCGCTCCACCTGGGAGGCCGCCTGGTGCCGCTATCTGGCCGGCGAATACGCCGATGCCGCCGAAGCGTTCAAGGCGCAGCTGAAGGACGACGGCGTGCGGGAAAAAGCGTTGTACTGGCTGGCGCGGGCGCTGGAGAACGTGCCTTCCGCCGATGCCGCACCCTATTACCGTCAGCTTCTGGATGAGTACCCGGCCGGATTCTACGCCACCTGGTACCGGGACCGGACGGGCATTGCCGATCAGCGCCCGTCGCTGGGCCAGCGTAATGCCCTGGCGGAGCTGCCCCTGCCGTCCGGCTTCGAGAAGCCGCGACTTCTTGCCTCCCTGGGGATGGCGGAGGATGCGCGGGTCGAGATGTCGGTTGCCCGCAAAAAGCTCGGCGACAGGAATGTGTCGTTTTCTGGCTTGGCCCGCGTCTACCTGGAGATGGGGGACTATGGCTCCGCCATCTCCCTGTTCCTGCAAAACCGGCCGATAAAGTGGGAACCGGCGAGCCTGCCGCTCTGGGCGGCCGGCTATCCGGTCGCCTATGGGGATCACATCCGTCAGCAGGCCGCCGTCAACGACCTCTCGGAAGGGTTGGTCTTGGCCCTGGTCCGCGCCGAGAGCTGTTTTTCCCCGGCGGTAAAATCCGGCGCCGGGGCCATCGGCCTGATGCAGCTCATGCCGGCCACCGCCGGGCAGGTGGCGCGGGAGAAGGGGCCTTTCGACCCGCAGCGCCTGGTTTCCCCCGATTGCAACCTCATGTTGGGTACCCGGCATCTCCGGGACCTGCTCAAGCGGTTCGACGGGGATGTGGTCTATACCATCGCCGCCTACAACGCCGGTGCGGGCGCCGTGGACCGGTGGAGGAAGAACTTCAAGGGATTGAAGAAGGACGAGTTCATCGAAAGCATCCCCTATCAGGAGACGCGGGAATACGTAAAGAAGGTCTACGCCACGGCGGCCACCTACCGGAAGTTGTACGGGTTTAAATAG
- a CDS encoding HD domain-containing phosphohydrolase: MQEIILVVDDDKAILNYTAKLLTEVGANVLTCNSPVKALSIIRDEPVAIVVSDYYMPEMTGLELFHRMREFSHSIVKILMTSKADLDMAVGAINSGEVFRFLSKPWQDAEMIAAVRDGVRRYRMLRASSEDMEFLLHALGQTIELKDTLTKGHCDRVATYAEIIARKLGLDMEAKHDIKVGSWLHDCGKIGVPEAILNADRGLNDEEMEVIRKHPLWGATVAEAANMPAMVVNIVLHHHEYYNGGGYPLGLAGQDIPLEARIVAAADVYDALRSSRPYRPGFSYDETRGIMQSMSGKQLDPAILATLFDGLEAHRDKSGDHPLPPRLN; the protein is encoded by the coding sequence ATGCAGGAAATCATTCTAGTCGTGGACGATGATAAAGCCATATTGAACTACACGGCCAAACTTTTGACCGAGGTGGGCGCCAATGTGCTGACCTGCAACTCCCCGGTCAAAGCCCTGTCGATCATCAGGGACGAGCCGGTCGCCATTGTGGTGTCGGACTACTACATGCCCGAGATGACCGGACTGGAACTTTTCCACCGCATGCGGGAGTTTTCCCACAGCATCGTCAAAATCCTCATGACCTCCAAGGCCGACCTCGACATGGCGGTGGGCGCCATCAACAGCGGCGAGGTTTTCCGCTTTCTCTCGAAGCCGTGGCAGGATGCCGAGATGATCGCCGCCGTGCGCGACGGCGTTCGGCGCTACCGGATGCTGCGGGCTTCCAGCGAGGATATGGAGTTCCTCCTCCACGCCCTGGGGCAGACCATCGAGCTGAAAGACACCCTTACCAAGGGGCATTGCGACCGGGTGGCCACCTATGCGGAGATCATCGCCCGGAAACTGGGGCTCGACATGGAGGCAAAGCACGACATCAAGGTGGGAAGCTGGCTCCACGACTGCGGCAAGATCGGCGTTCCCGAGGCGATCCTGAATGCCGACCGGGGCCTGAACGACGAGGAGATGGAGGTCATCCGCAAGCACCCGCTCTGGGGGGCGACCGTGGCCGAGGCCGCCAACATGCCGGCCATGGTGGTGAATATCGTCCTGCACCATCACGAATACTACAACGGCGGGGGCTACCCCCTGGGCCTCGCAGGGCAGGACATACCTTTGGAAGCCAGGATCGTGGCGGCGGCGGACGTCTACGACGCCCTGCGTTCCTCGCGCCCCTACCGCCCCGGATTTTCCTATGATGAAACCCGGGGGATCATGCAATCCATGTCGGGCAAGCAACTGGACCCGGCCATACTGGCGACGCTCTTCGACGGGTTGGAGGCGCACCGGGACAAAAGCGGCGACCACCCTTTACCCCCCAGGCTGAATTGA